A section of the Bradyrhizobium oligotrophicum S58 genome encodes:
- a CDS encoding DUF1049 domain-containing protein, whose protein sequence is MRRFLTVVIILPLLVLFVVFAVANRHFVTVSFDPFNATDPALAVSIPLFALIIAVAILGVIAGGCATWIGQRRWRRAARHHLAEAEAARAQVAQLTAAARANQGSAQSLVPAAPARLFAPYGRDKQGAAL, encoded by the coding sequence ATGCGCAGATTCCTCACCGTCGTGATCATCCTTCCGCTGCTGGTGCTGTTCGTCGTGTTCGCGGTCGCCAACCGGCATTTCGTTACCGTATCGTTTGATCCCTTCAATGCGACGGATCCGGCGCTCGCCGTCTCGATCCCGCTGTTCGCATTGATCATCGCAGTCGCGATCCTGGGCGTGATCGCCGGCGGCTGCGCCACCTGGATCGGCCAGCGCCGATGGCGCCGGGCCGCGCGCCACCACCTCGCAGAAGCCGAAGCGGCCCGGGCGCAGGTGGCTCAGCTGACCGCCGCAGCGCGTGCGAACCAGGGCTCGGCACAATCCCTGGTTCCGGCCGCGCCGGCCCGGCTTTTCGCCCCTTATGGGCGAGACAAGCAGGGCGCCGCGTTGTAG
- the accD gene encoding acetyl-CoA carboxylase, carboxyltransferase subunit beta — MNWLTNVVRPKIRNILRRETPENLWIKCPDSGQLVFYKDVEANQFVIPGSNYHMRMGASARLKSMFDNETWFDVALPEVTPDPLKFRDERRYADRIKDARARTGMNDAVKVGYGKLEGMGAVIAVQDFDFMGGSLGMAAGEAIVRGLELALEKKSPFIVFAASGGARMQEGILSLMQMPRTTVAVQMLREAKLPYIVVQTNPTTGGVTASYAMLGDVHIAEPGALIGFAGARVIEQTIREKLPEGFQRAEYLLDHGMVDMVVHRHDLRPTLARLCRLLTKAPAVEQAKPAPQLPPPAKAVEAADAPAVAPTA; from the coding sequence ATGAACTGGCTTACCAACGTGGTCCGGCCGAAGATCCGCAACATTCTCCGCCGCGAGACGCCGGAGAATCTCTGGATCAAGTGCCCGGATTCCGGACAGCTCGTGTTCTACAAGGACGTCGAGGCCAACCAGTTCGTCATCCCCGGCTCCAACTACCACATGCGCATGGGCGCGTCGGCGCGGCTCAAGTCGATGTTCGACAACGAGACCTGGTTCGACGTTGCGCTTCCCGAGGTCACGCCCGACCCGCTGAAATTCCGTGACGAGCGCCGCTATGCCGACCGCATCAAGGACGCGCGGGCACGCACCGGCATGAACGATGCCGTCAAGGTCGGCTACGGCAAGCTCGAAGGCATGGGCGCCGTCATTGCCGTGCAGGATTTCGATTTCATGGGCGGTTCGCTCGGCATGGCCGCCGGCGAGGCGATCGTGCGCGGGCTGGAGCTTGCGCTCGAGAAGAAGTCGCCTTTCATTGTCTTTGCAGCCTCCGGCGGCGCCCGCATGCAGGAAGGCATCCTGTCGCTGATGCAGATGCCGCGCACCACGGTCGCCGTGCAGATGCTGCGCGAAGCGAAGCTGCCCTACATCGTGGTGCAGACCAATCCGACCACCGGCGGTGTCACGGCCTCCTACGCGATGCTGGGCGACGTCCACATTGCCGAGCCCGGTGCGCTGATCGGCTTCGCCGGCGCGCGCGTGATCGAGCAGACCATCCGCGAGAAGCTGCCGGAAGGCTTCCAGCGCGCCGAGTATCTGCTCGACCACGGCATGGTCGACATGGTCGTGCATCGTCATGATCTGCGTCCGACCCTGGCGCGGCTCTGCCGCCTGCTGACCAAGGCGCCGGCCGTCGAACAGGCCAAGCCCGCGCCGCAGCTGCCGCCGCCGGCCAAGGCTGTCGAAGCGGCCGATGCGCCGGCGGTCGCGCCCACAGCGTGA
- the trpA gene encoding tryptophan synthase subunit alpha, with the protein MEARFAQLKQEGRSAFVTFVMAGDPDPETSLAIVKALPQAGADIIEIGMPFTDPMADGPSIQAAGLRALKAGMTLKKTLQLVRSFRDSDAATPIVLMGYYNPIYIYGVDRFLEDAKSAGVDGLIIVDLPPEEDTELCIPALKAGLNFIRLATPTTDDKRLPAVLANTSGFVYYVSITGITGAAAADSSAVGAAVARIKRHTALPVCVGFGIRTPETARAIAANSDGAVVGTALVDALRASLDPEGRATPKTVSAVADLAAALAQGVRGAQQAAE; encoded by the coding sequence ATGGAAGCGCGGTTCGCGCAGTTGAAGCAGGAAGGCCGCTCGGCGTTCGTCACCTTCGTGATGGCTGGCGACCCCGATCCGGAGACGTCGCTCGCGATCGTCAAGGCGCTGCCGCAGGCCGGCGCCGACATCATCGAGATCGGCATGCCGTTCACCGATCCGATGGCCGACGGTCCGTCGATTCAGGCGGCCGGCCTGCGTGCGCTCAAGGCCGGCATGACCTTGAAGAAGACCTTGCAGCTGGTGCGCAGCTTCCGCGACAGCGACGCGGCCACGCCGATCGTGCTGATGGGCTACTACAATCCGATCTACATCTATGGCGTCGACAGGTTTCTCGAAGATGCCAAGAGCGCCGGGGTGGACGGCCTGATCATCGTCGACCTGCCGCCGGAAGAGGACACCGAGCTCTGCATCCCCGCCCTGAAGGCGGGACTCAACTTCATCCGGCTGGCGACGCCGACGACCGATGACAAGCGGCTGCCGGCGGTGCTCGCGAACACCTCCGGCTTCGTCTACTACGTGTCGATCACCGGCATTACCGGCGCCGCGGCGGCGGATTCGTCCGCCGTGGGCGCCGCCGTGGCGCGGATCAAGCGCCACACGGCGCTGCCCGTCTGCGTCGGTTTCGGCATCCGGACACCGGAGACTGCCCGCGCCATCGCCGCCAATTCCGACGGGGCCGTGGTCGGCACTGCCTTGGTCGACGCCTTGCGCGCCAGTCTCGATCCTGAGGGACGAGCGACGCCCAAGACAGTCAGCGCCGTCGCCGATCTGGCCGCGGCCCTGGCCCAGGGTGTGCGCGGCGCCCAGCAGGCCGCGGAATAG
- a CDS encoding phosphoribosylanthranilate isomerase, translating to MSLLVKICGLTTPDTLSAALDAGADMVGFVFFPPSPRHLDLTGARELGRAAKGRALKVALTVDADDATVENIVETLRPDLLQLHGRESIARIRDLKQRFGLPVMKAIPVETSADLAPLAGYADVCDRILFDARAPKDATRPGGLGATFDWHLLQGLKLDRPFMVSGGLSADNIAEAVRITRAGGVDVSSGVERAPGVKDCDLIRNFIRAARAAEELSVQ from the coding sequence ATGTCCCTGCTCGTCAAAATCTGCGGCCTGACCACGCCCGACACGCTGTCAGCGGCGCTCGACGCGGGCGCCGACATGGTGGGCTTCGTGTTCTTTCCGCCGTCCCCGCGCCACCTCGACCTCACAGGCGCCCGTGAGCTTGGCCGTGCCGCCAAGGGCCGCGCGCTCAAGGTCGCGCTGACGGTCGATGCCGACGACGCGACAGTCGAGAACATCGTCGAGACCTTGCGGCCTGATCTGCTGCAGCTGCATGGCCGCGAAAGCATCGCGCGCATCCGCGACCTCAAGCAGCGCTTCGGCCTGCCGGTCATGAAGGCCATTCCGGTCGAGACATCAGCGGATCTCGCGCCGCTGGCGGGGTACGCCGACGTCTGCGACCGCATCCTGTTCGATGCGCGGGCGCCGAAGGACGCGACGCGGCCTGGCGGGCTCGGTGCCACTTTCGATTGGCATCTGCTCCAAGGGCTGAAGCTCGACCGCCCGTTCATGGTGTCGGGTGGATTGAGCGCGGACAACATCGCCGAGGCCGTGCGGATCACGCGCGCCGGCGGCGTCGACGTGTCATCCGGCGTCGAGCGGGCGCCGGGTGTGAAGGATTGCGACCTGATCAGGAATTTCATTCGCGCGGCGCGGGCCGCTGAAGAGTTGAGCGTTCAATGA
- a CDS encoding integration host factor subunit beta: protein MIKSELVQRIAEHNPHLYQRDVENIVNAILDEIVAALARGDRVELRGFGAFSVKHRPARAGRNPRTGAHVPVDQKSVPFFKTGKEMRERLNRDHPDGAGSDADDTDE, encoded by the coding sequence ATGATTAAATCCGAGCTTGTTCAGCGTATCGCCGAGCACAACCCGCATCTCTACCAGCGGGATGTCGAGAACATCGTCAATGCGATCCTCGATGAAATCGTGGCCGCGCTCGCGCGCGGCGACCGCGTCGAACTACGCGGTTTTGGTGCCTTCTCGGTGAAGCATCGGCCCGCCCGTGCCGGGCGCAACCCGCGGACTGGCGCCCATGTCCCGGTCGACCAGAAAAGCGTCCCGTTCTTCAAGACGGGCAAGGAAATGCGCGAGCGGCTGAACCGGGACCATCCCGACGGCGCTGGTTCTGACGCTGACGATACGGACGAGTGA
- the trpB gene encoding tryptophan synthase subunit beta, whose translation MTTAIPNSYRSGPDDRGHFGIFGGRFVAETLMPLILDLEKAYAEAKVDPAFHAEMTGYLKHYVGRPSPLYYAERLTEHLGGAKIYFKREELNHTGSHKVNNVLGQIMVARRMGKKRIIAETGAGQHGVATATLCARFGLDCVVYMGAVDVERQQPNVIRMEMLGAKVVPVQSGAKTLKDAMNEALRDWVTNVHDTFYCIGTVAGPHPYPMMVRDFQSVIGSETRTQMQEAEGRLPDSLIACIGGGSNAMGLFHPFLDDPTVEIYGVEAAGHGLTQLHAASIAGGRPGVLHGNRTYLLMDEDGQIEEAHSISAGLDYPGIGPEHSWLHDVGRVNYLSATDEEALAAFQLLSRLEGIIPALEPAHAIAKVMELAPKKPRDHLMVVNMSGRGDKDVPQVGDILRGRARAQ comes from the coding sequence ATGACGACAGCCATTCCCAATTCCTACCGTAGCGGTCCGGATGACCGCGGTCATTTCGGCATCTTCGGCGGCCGCTTCGTCGCCGAAACCCTGATGCCGCTGATCCTCGACCTGGAAAAGGCGTACGCCGAGGCCAAGGTCGATCCGGCGTTCCACGCCGAGATGACGGGCTATCTCAAGCACTATGTCGGCCGTCCCTCGCCGCTGTACTACGCGGAGCGGCTGACCGAGCATCTCGGCGGCGCCAAGATCTACTTCAAGCGCGAGGAGCTCAATCACACCGGCTCGCACAAGGTCAACAACGTGCTCGGCCAGATCATGGTCGCGCGCCGCATGGGCAAGAAGCGCATCATCGCCGAGACCGGCGCCGGTCAGCATGGCGTCGCCACCGCGACGCTGTGCGCGCGCTTCGGGCTCGACTGCGTGGTCTACATGGGCGCCGTCGACGTCGAGCGGCAGCAGCCGAATGTGATCCGCATGGAGATGCTCGGCGCCAAGGTGGTGCCGGTGCAGTCCGGCGCCAAGACGCTCAAGGACGCCATGAACGAGGCGCTGCGTGACTGGGTCACCAACGTCCACGACACGTTCTACTGCATCGGCACCGTCGCCGGCCCGCACCCCTATCCGATGATGGTGCGCGACTTCCAGTCGGTGATCGGCAGCGAGACGCGCACGCAGATGCAGGAGGCCGAAGGCCGCCTGCCGGATTCGCTGATCGCCTGCATCGGCGGCGGCTCCAATGCGATGGGCCTGTTCCACCCGTTCCTGGACGATCCCACGGTCGAGATCTACGGTGTCGAAGCCGCGGGCCACGGCCTGACGCAGCTACATGCGGCCTCGATCGCCGGCGGTCGTCCCGGTGTGCTGCACGGCAACCGTACCTATTTGCTGATGGACGAAGACGGGCAGATCGAAGAGGCGCATTCGATCTCGGCCGGCCTCGACTACCCCGGCATCGGGCCGGAGCATTCCTGGCTGCATGACGTCGGCCGCGTGAACTACCTCTCCGCAACCGATGAGGAGGCGCTGGCGGCGTTCCAGTTGCTGTCGCGCCTCGAAGGTATCATCCCGGCGCTGGAGCCGGCGCATGCGATCGCCAAGGTGATGGAACTGGCGCCGAAGAAGCCGAGGGATCATCTCATGGTGGTCAACATGTCCGGCCGCGGCGACAAGGACGTGCCGCAAGTCGGCGATATCCTGCGAGGAAGGGCCAGAGCACAGTGA